A stretch of Gasterosteus aculeatus chromosome 4, fGasAcu3.hap1.1, whole genome shotgun sequence DNA encodes these proteins:
- the mrpl42 gene encoding large ribosomal subunit protein mL42, whose product MASGYLCKLHGLLTRLSNGNQLRHVHTCLVPMRQKSSVGGPLLDSPDCNVEIGVTSDGRTIVCHHPTVDVPYELTQPIERPDPLTNSVETHDQILKAHLSKEVLRDKKGPTIEELSKMFFTTKHRWYPVGQYHQRRRKKNPPEDR is encoded by the exons ATGGCGTCGGGTTATTTGTGCAAGCTCCACGGTCTCCTAACGCGACTTTCTAACGGCAACCAACTACGACATGTACACA catGTTTGGTTCCAATGCGACAGAAGTCCAGTGTCGGTGGTCCTTTGCTTGATTCCCCTGACTG TAATGTGGAAATTGGTGTGACTTCAGATGGGAGAACCATAGTGTGCCACCATCCCACTGTTGACGTTCCCTATGAGCTTACCCAG CCTATAGAACGTCCGGACCCTCTGACCAACTCGGTTGAGACCCACGACCAGATTTTAAAGGCCCACCTGAGCAAGGAGGTTTTGAGGGACAAGAAAGGGCCCACAATAGAGGAGCtcagcaagatgtttttcactACCAAACACCGGTGGTATCCGGTAGGACA GTACCACCAGAGACGCAGAAAGAAGAATCCCCCAGAGGACAGATAG